One Papaver somniferum cultivar HN1 chromosome 10, ASM357369v1, whole genome shotgun sequence genomic window carries:
- the LOC113315238 gene encoding glutaredoxin-C9-like, whose protein sequence is MQQALPYRSWLTENTSTSRSTSMNEGLKSGRPADVVVHHPKALEEATKERNIKINMNKTMVKSMVTENAVIIFGRRGCCMSHVVKRLLLASGVNPAIYEVDREEDEVVLIHELREFATDEESTSINRGDQFPAVYIGGHLFGGLEQLMGAHISGGLIPILKKAGALLL, encoded by the coding sequence ATGCAACAAGCACTTCCTTACAGGTCATGGTTAACTGAAAATACATCAACAAGTCGCTCGACATCCATGAACGAGGGATTGAAATCAGGAAGACCAGCAGACGTGGTTGTCCATCATCCTAAAGCGTTAGAAGAAGcaacaaaagaaagaaatattaaaattaatatgAATAAGACGATGGTAAAGAGTATGGTAACGGAGAACGCGGTGATCATATTTGGTAGACGTGGTTGTTGTATGTCTCACGTGGTGAAACGTTTACTTCTAGCCTCCGGCGTTAATCCGGCTATTTATGAGGtagatcgagaagaagatgaagttgttctcATCCATGAATTGAGAGAATTTGCCACCGATGAGGAAAGTACTAGTATTAATAGGGGTGATCAATTCCCAGCAGTGTATATAGGAGGCCATTTATTTGGGGGATTGGAGCAGCTCATGGGTGCTCATATTTCAGGTGGATTGATACCCATACTGAAGAAAGCAGGGGCCTTGTTGCTTTAG